The genome window CTCTTCGTATAAGTAGAGATCCTTACCCAAAAGTTTTTGTTTTTGGAAGTCCTGTGAACTAGGGTTTGATGTGAGTCCGAGAACAAAAATATATCCACCCAGATCCAAATATGGGACGAGACTATCTCGGCCCATGTATGGATTAACAGTCAGAGCATCCACTCCCAATGTTTCAAAAAAATATTTAGCATACTCTTTGGAAGTATTGGCAAGGTCACCTCGTTTGGCATCCATCACAATAGGTACTTCTGGAGACACATCCTTCATCACACGTACCATATGTTCTAAAGCAAAATAACCTTCGGCTCCTAACCTCTCAAAAAAAGCGACATTGGGTTTCCAAGCAGCTGCATAGGAATTTGTATAACGGATGATGGTTTCAGTAAAATGGACAAGAGGGGCTTTTGATTCCAAACTAACCTTTGGTAACTTTTCCAATTCGGGATCGAGACCAATGCAGAGAAGAGACCGTAGAGTGTCTCTACGGGAATTGAATTTTTGAATGAAATTAGACCTTGGCTTCACTTGGGTTCCTTGATTTGGATCTTTTGTTTTCGTTTTTCTATTTCCTTGTCAATGTCTCGTTTTTTATAACGTCCATAAATATGGCCAGGAATGACAGCCACTGCCGTGATGGGATTGGCTACCACATCCCCGATAGCTCCTCCAACGTACGTTGCATAAGCAGGAGTGAGCAATTCATAAGAGGAATCTAACTGTTCTTTGTCATTTTTTTCTGCAAAGTAATTGAGGGCATCATCGGAAGCACGAGCTTCATGATACAAGGCCCCAACCACAGGGATGGCATAGACAATGGCATAAAGAGTTCTTTTTTCTCTTTGGGCAAAGTCTTTGGCATGCCCGCCTTCATGGATGACAACAGGAGGCAGATCTGAATACACATTGATTGTGTTTGTAAAGGAATTGTAGTGATCCCCACCGATCGTTCCCGCAAACAAACGACCAGGTAAAAAAGTATAAGCAAGTAAGGAAATGGATCCAATAAAATAACGTACTAGCGGGTTTATATTTTTATTTTTTGGAAGTCGTTTCCATTCTGATAGTGGAGCGTACTGGTTGAAACGGACCTTGACATCCCGTAAATTGTTTTCTTTGATATAACGAATCAGATATTCTTTGGTTTCTTTAGAGATATGATGGTTGTCAGCTTTTAAATTCCAAAGAACCAGTTTGGAAGGAAGAGAAAAAATCCAATTCCCTGTTTGGTCCAAAATCCAAATCGGTTCCCCTTCTTCAAATTGTGGGTCGTCTTCAGTAAATTCAGGGCTTGGTAAATATGGGTTTCCGTAGTTGTATGGTTTTTCTAATGAATAACAGTGAGAAAGGTTAAATCCCAACCACAAAAGGATGATCAAAACTTGGGACCTCATAAACTATCAAGAATTTCCTTAAGTTTCGGATCCACTGGTTCTTGTTTGGTGGGAGTGGTTTTGGGTTTTACTGGCGAAGGTTCTGAGATTGGTTCCAATTGCGAATTTTGGTTAAACCCTGAAATAAGCTCCAACTTCGTAAAAAATTCGGTCAATGAATTTCTTCCCAGTTGGTTTAGTTGGTCTTCTCGATTCCCTCGATACCCGTTGTAAGGAACATACCATATCAACGGAACTACTGTTAGTATACTTCCTGTTAAATAACAATTCGTCACACGAGAATCAATTTCATCATAGAAGGAAAATGTTTCTTCCGAAGCCCCAAGAATTTGGATCCTTGCTTTCATCCTCACAAAACTTAAGTTTTTGGAACATCTATCCAAGGATACAAGTTGGTATTCATCAATAAAAATTTTTCCACCCCGGTCAAGAAGTAAGGGGAAACGATTCCCTCGGATGGAAAGTTCCTTCCGAATTAAATAAGAAAGTGGCCCATATTCATTGGGAAGTCCTTCGGGGTTTGCAAAATACCCATCGTAAACACCCATCTTCATCCGATTTTCATCTTTCACAAAGATTTCAATATGATCCATTTTTTTGACATAGTCAAAAGCTATTTCCTGAGGGAAAGGTCTGTACACCCGAAGAGAAATCCCACATCCATACCCCAAAAAAGAAATCAGAAAAACAATGAAAAGATGGAACCTTAACTTAAAAAACATAAGTGTACCCAAAGTAAAAATTCGAAATTAAATAACTTCTGGAAGGACGTTTGTCCCGACCATCCGCTTCATAAAAGGCAGAACTCAAATAATAATCTCGAACTCCCGATACAAAGGATTCTTCATTCAATGCACGAATTCCAGGTGCATAAGATTCATTGGTTCTCCAGATGTATTGGATGATTTGAAATCCCATATTGAATTTGTGGTGATCTAACGGTTGCCAGTTGGCCTGCGCCAACAAATCAAGTCCAACAATAGTGGTTTGTAATGGTTTTTCCGAAAACAACGAATAGGCTTCCTCTCTAGTCGTGGCACCTTCCGCAAACCGTGGAACACCACCTGTTTGAGTTAAAATGTCTCTTCGGTATTGGAGTCTACCCATAGGAGTAAAAAACATTTCTCCTCCCAATTCATAAGAAAAACCGTCACCAAGTTTATGATAAAACCGAAATCCCGTACTTGGTGCAAGATAACGCATTGAATCTCGCATAATCCCTGTTTGTCCCAAAGTTTGGGAATTAAAAACGGAATTTGTATGAAAAGAACCTGCTCTTAATCCAAAATCCCAACTATATCCAATGTTTTTGTATAAATCTTCATATATTTTAAGAACTAACTTGTGTTCAGCGTTATACAATCGATCAGAATGGAAAGCGGATTGGTTCCCACCTAAATATCCTAATGAAATAAAATCGTTTGTTGTTTGGAATTGGAAATAGATATATTCTATCCCCCACTTAGCTGATTTGTGTTTGTATGCCACTCGTGGAGAAAAGGAACCAGAACCCTGTTTTTTTTCTAAATCATACTGATAAGGAAGAGTTCGAATATTTTGATAACCAATCTGCGACCGAGGGTAATAGGGAGTCCCTGCTTGGAAAGCAACACGACCATCATCCAAGGCCCATTCTTTTCCCGAAGAAAAAATTCCAACTTGCCCTAAAGCACGAAACCCAATCTCCCATGTTCCCTGGTGAAATTCCAAAGAACCATTGTTAGTTGCAGGTGCATTGGAAGTAGTTGGATATTCAGTCGGCTCTTTCTCAAGACTTTGGAACTGTCCAGAACGAAGTCGTTTTACCTTGGAACGAAGTTCCTCTGCTTTTTTAGGGTAACCACGTTCCTCATAGGATTCCGCTTCTAATTCCAACTTAGTTGCTTTTGTTTCCTGGGCCCAAAGGACAGGAATCCCAGGTAGAAAAAAAACAAAAGATAGGAAAAAGAAGAAAGGAACCTTTTTCACAAAGTTTTAACCTTTTCGTTTGATATAAGCTTTTGCAAATTCTGGAAGTACAAAAGCTGCTTTGTGAATTTCTGGACTGTAGTATTTCAAACCTTTCGGAACTCGTTTTGGATCTGGAGTTACTGAATAAGGATCAATCGCATTCGATAAAAAAGTAAACCCTATGATTCCAGAAGGATAGGTAGGAATGGTTGTGTAATAATATCCATACTCAGGAAAAATTTTAGGAATAAAGTCAAAGAGCGAAGAAATCACATCGCCATGATACCAAAAAGATTCTGCTTGTGTGGCAATGATTCCCGTTGGTTTTAAGGCACTTGCCATATCTCGAAAAAATGGTTCTTTGAATAAAACTTCTGCAGGACCTACAGGATCACTTGAATCCACAAGGATCACATCAAAACGACCTTTGTTGTCACGAGCAAATTTTGCTCCATCATCATAGTGATGGATGACTTTTGGATCTTTCATTGCGTCAGCGCATTCAGGAAAATATTTATAACTAATATCAACAACTGCTTTGTCAATCTCACATAACACAACTTCTTTGACTGATGGATGTTTTAATACTTCACGAACAGTTCCACCATCTCCCCCACCGATCACAAGTACTGATTCTGGATTGGGATGGCTCATCATTGGAATATGTGCAATCATTTCATGATAAGAATGTTCATCTTTGTTAGTAACCATCGTTACACCATCAAGTGTAAACATTCGTCCAAAGGATTGTGTTTCAAAAATATCGATTTTTTGGAACGGAGATTGTAGGCTTTCGATTGTT of Leptospira mtsangambouensis contains these proteins:
- the pyrF gene encoding orotidine-5'-phosphate decarboxylase produces the protein MKPRSNFIQKFNSRRDTLRSLLCIGLDPELEKLPKVSLESKAPLVHFTETIIRYTNSYAAAWKPNVAFFERLGAEGYFALEHMVRVMKDVSPEVPIVMDAKRGDLANTSKEYAKYFFETLGVDALTVNPYMGRDSLVPYLDLGGYIFVLGLTSNPSSQDFQKQKLLGKDLYLYEEVSDQMARLGEEYPNQVGLVVGGTHPSEIQSLRTRHPNMYFLIPGFGAQGGDLKSIVNASGNRSLINSSRGITLSSLEENYGQVAQKKAEEVHKEMNQLFL
- the speE gene encoding polyamine aminopropyltransferase → MEIWYTEKLELEKGRAVSYRVTKTIESLQSPFQKIDIFETQSFGRMFTLDGVTMVTNKDEHSYHEMIAHIPMMSHPNPESVLVIGGGDGGTVREVLKHPSVKEVVLCEIDKAVVDISYKYFPECADAMKDPKVIHHYDDGAKFARDNKGRFDVILVDSSDPVGPAEVLFKEPFFRDMASALKPTGIIATQAESFWYHGDVISSLFDFIPKIFPEYGYYYTTIPTYPSGIIGFTFLSNAIDPYSVTPDPKRVPKGLKYYSPEIHKAAFVLPEFAKAYIKRKG